In the Pseudomonadota bacterium genome, ATTGCGAAAAGAATAAAAATGTCAAGCAGATCAGGGATAGCCTTTATTCTTTCAAGCCAAGTACTTTTAGGTCCCTTTGGCCCCCAATCGGGATGCCGCCAGCAAATATAAACCACTGTAGCTGCAATGAGAATGGTAAGTATTGCACTTGGTATCACATTTCCAAAGAAGAGCTTTCCTATCGATTGACCTGTGTAAATTCCATACACGACAAGCACTATACTTGGAGGTATAAGAACACCGAGTGTTGCACCTGCGGCAACAGAGCCGGCACTGAGTTGAGGGTGGTAGTTATACTTTTTCATCTCCGGTATCGCGACAGAGCTCATAGTTGCGGCTGTTGCTGTATTGGAGCCGCTTATCGCTGAAAAGATGGCGCATGCCATAATGGTCGTGATCGCTAAACCCCCTTTGTAATGGCCGAACCACTTGTGTGTGGCGCTGTACAGGCTCGTGTTATATCCTCCATAATGGGCGAATTCCCCCACGAGGATGAACATGGGGATCACGGTTAAACCGTAACTTGAGAAGATGTTCCACATATCTGTGCCTATCATTCCGAGAGCCGCTTGCAGGGAGGTCACATAGGTAACCCCCAGGAAACCCACCAGTGCCATGGTAAAAGCAGCGGGTATCTTGAGAAAAAATAAGATTGTGAACATTATGATGATGCCATATACACCTACAATGGGTCCTTCCATGTCTATTTCTCCTCTGCAGTCAACAATGTTCTAAAAAAATCAAGCAAAAGGGTAAAGGATAATACAGCAAACCCAAGGGACACGCTGAATATAAATGGGTGGTAAATGATTTTTAGGGTTTCTGAGACCTCATGAGATTCCCATATTTTCATTCCCCACAGGTATGTCTGCCATGAAATTACAGCAAAAAATATCATAGTGATAAAGTAGTTTATCCCATCAAGCACCCTGTTTACCTTTTTTGGGAACTTCTCTGTCAGTATATCTACAAGGATGTTGGATTTTGTTCTCTGTGTGTAACCCAGGGCAAAGGCAATTACAATGGCACCCAAAAAGGAGACTATCTCATAAGCACCTCTAAAAGGGATATGGAATATTCTTAAAGTGACATTGATTGTGGCAATAGCCATGAGTAAAAGTACCGATATACCACCCAAAATCAGCATGATTTTATTGAGGTAACCTTCAAACTTTTCAAGATACTTCATTATCTCCCTCCGCCGATAGGTAACGTTAGTGTATACTATTTTTCTGACTTAAAAAAGGTGCCCAGGCATCTGAGCACCTTTTTTACACATGTGCTGTTATTTGTAAATCTTCTCGTACTTTGCTTTCAGTGAATACACATCTTTGAGTATCTGATCGCCAGGAAGACCTAAGGCATTCACTTTCTTTACGTATGCACTTATTATAGGATTCAAGAGTTTTGGAATCTCCG is a window encoding:
- a CDS encoding TRAP transporter small permease — encoded protein: MKYLEKFEGYLNKIMLILGGISVLLLMAIATINVTLRIFHIPFRGAYEIVSFLGAIVIAFALGYTQRTKSNILVDILTEKFPKKVNRVLDGINYFITMIFFAVISWQTYLWGMKIWESHEVSETLKIIYHPFIFSVSLGFAVLSFTLLLDFFRTLLTAEEK
- a CDS encoding TRAP transporter large permease; amino-acid sequence: MEGPIVGVYGIIIMFTILFFLKIPAAFTMALVGFLGVTYVTSLQAALGMIGTDMWNIFSSYGLTVIPMFILVGEFAHYGGYNTSLYSATHKWFGHYKGGLAITTIMACAIFSAISGSNTATAATMSSVAIPEMKKYNYHPQLSAGSVAAGATLGVLIPPSIVLVVYGIYTGQSIGKLFFGNVIPSAILTILIAATVVYICWRHPDWGPKGPKSTWLERIKAIPDLLDIFILFAIIMYALFTGVVTATEAAAASCAVGLVLCLIRRKLSWKGFLASVMDTLRISCLVFMIVAGAVIFSRFLAVTRLPFEAANMISSLTLPNWVLLWIIMLCYIIGGCVMDALAFLLVSLPIFYPIVMQMGYDPIWFGQVICIVTTMGSIMPPIGICCYV